CTCCTACTCTTGGAAGGCTCTAGATATGATTTGTAGAGGAAAAGTAGTGGAATCTGAATAAAGATTTGTTCTTATTCCAAGAGcttttaaactaaataaaagtACATACGTGTGCTTTATTGTTGTGGTGTGAGTAGCTACTCGTATTAAAAGTTACCAGTTCATTGATAGCCACAGAATTGGTGAAGTTAGAATAACTTTATGGTGGAAGGTATTCGGGAAAGGTGAATTTGAAATGCATATTTTTGAACTTAACCGTGTATTCAGCACCTGAGTTGAATCGTATTCTCATGTCACTTGTTAATTTGTTATTACTAATCATCGAAGTTCATTTCTATTAGTATTTCAAACATAGAGAAACATAGGAAATAAGTTTTATATGCACACGGATCATCTGCAGTATTGCCAAAGGTTTGAACACCGTAGACCTCACCATCCCTTAATCCCTCACAATCATGGTCAAACACTAAATGAACTAAATTATAGTTTGAACCTGCTCCATACAATATAATGTAATATCGAGctattcaaagaaacaaaagcCCGTTATCTGTCAAAAGTAAAAGGGACATAACAGGCTCAATTGGACTTGCATATATAAAGTGCACAAAACACTGGCAAGGCATATCAGTATTGCATACATGTGACTGGGATCATACATATATGGCATATGCTAAAAACAAGATTAGAAGGTGAGCCATGAAACGAAAAAATCCTAGACCTTTCAACTACACATgcatgcacaaaaaaaaaaaaaaaccttcttTAGTtagacaacaattcaagaagaTAAAATACGAACTAACTAAACATGCACTACATGTCATGTATTCATAAGTTCAACATAATCTTCTTTGATTACCAAGGGCGCACGTTCCgttgttatataaatataagacTGACTAATATTTAAAGAGAAGTTGTATATGGATATACAATCGACATATTCTGTTAtgacaaaaggaaaaaagttaCAAATTTCACAGAGAAATAAACCTACATAACTATCAGTTATCAAACTTCGGGTAATTTTTTATGAGTTTAATTTGAATACTCTGACAGTGTAAAGTTATTTTACATGGTCAAccaattaaaatcatttagtTAGACACATAAGCCTATCgattaaaaatagagaaaattaaatcaaatcttTTTAATAAATGCCTTATTTCCATCTTTCTAATTTTACACTTCCAAATCCATTCTCTCATGACAGGATGTTGTTTTCTTCTCtccttcttccttttcttttcactCTTGCCCTCATTCTCCTTCCTATTAAGAAAAAGGAGATATCAAACTCTCAATGTAAACTTCCGGCATGATCAAaatcattgaattttttttcattatcttgaactatgaagcacggatacagaCACGGACACCGGACGCGACACGGACACCGACACGCCGACACaactaaattttttagaaaatcacaaaatacagtgtaattatatgtgtcggtgtcgtgtcagtgtcggacacgacacgtgtctGACACGGGGATACGCCTTATccaaggagtgtccgtgcttcataaatCTTGAATCTTCAAAGTATTATTTATGGGATCATAAACAACCAACCCCAACTTCATAACCTCTAGCAGCAGTTGGTCATccacaaaaatataaagtaCTTTATTAATAGAGTAGTAGTGATCGCTATGAAAACTGACCAATTTAGTCCATGACTCTCTATTTTCAAATTCCTTCATAAGCCAAACATCGGAAACCCTTTGACTTACATGATCACCAAGGATGCACAAGCAATCCCTTGAAACCCCCAACTTGAAAGTAAACTTTTCTTCTCCATAATCAGGAGGCAGAATTTGTTGATAGGACACTGTCCTCAAATCAAGAGAAACAATGGACCAATCACCACGACATACTAACCAATTAATTGTGCCACTTACAAATTTTCCTGATTTAAGATAAGTGGTACCAGTAATTAGAGAAGGAAAGTCTTGTATCAATCTCCAAGAATCGGTACCCAAAGTATGAACCATAACTTGAGTTTTGCGAACAGCAACAACCACTACTATCATTAGGTCGATGGTAATATAGAAAAACGGCAACAACTTTGTAGTTATCAGAGAAATGATCATAGCCAAAGCCATATACTGTGACAAACATATCCTTTGATACTATCCTTTAAGTGTGGTGGTTTAATCAAAGCGGGTAATAGGTTGTATTTTCTAGTGGAAGGGTTCCACAAGACAACTTGAATAAAATTTTCAGTCAAATACTTAGTTTTAGTTAAGCAAAGGATACCATCGCAAGAGCATTATATTCTGTGCAGATGATAACAGAACTGTCTTCACTGTTGAGAGGTTACTTGATGATGGTCCCATTCCCATCGGTGAAGAATGAACGGAGAGGAAAAACCATGTGAGAGAAATCGGGCATGAGTCTTAGAATGAGTTTGGGGTTCATTCTTGAGCTGCGAAGGTGTTTTCTGCCGAACTTGCTTTCGGAGGAAATTAGTGAATTCCATGATTTGCAGACACATTTGAGTGTCATCAGGAATTTGACGGGAAGCCTCCATAGAATTTCTGCTATGAGCTCAAATGGAAGAGTGGGTAGCATTTGAAGAACAGTTAGGCTTCTTGCGGAGGTGGTGACCAATTGCTGTCTCTTTGAGGCTGTTTCTCCCACCGTCAGTTGATGAGACCAACCGGTGTCGTTTTAGTCATCGCCATTGTTACCTGGTGATCACTTGTGAAGAAAGATAATGAAGAGAAGTAGACATGCAAAAGTTTAACCGACGAAGAAGgaaagagagagagtgagatTGTAACGAGTATTAATAA
Above is a genomic segment from Medicago truncatula cultivar Jemalong A17 chromosome 5, MtrunA17r5.0-ANR, whole genome shotgun sequence containing:
- the LOC120580565 gene encoding F-box/kelch-repeat protein At3g23880, which produces MALAMIISLITTKLLPFFYITIDLMIVVVVAVRKTQVMVHTLGTDSWRLIQDFPSLITGTTYLKSGKFVSGTINWLVCRGDWSIVSLDLRTVSYQQILPPDYGEEKFTFKLGVSRDCLCILGDHVSQRVSDVWLMKEFENRESWTKLVSFHSDHYYSINKVLYIFVDDQLLLEVMKLGLVVYDPINNTLKIQDL